In the genome of Oncorhynchus clarkii lewisi isolate Uvic-CL-2024 chromosome 4, UVic_Ocla_1.0, whole genome shotgun sequence, one region contains:
- the LOC139406622 gene encoding tyrosine-protein kinase ABL2-like isoform X3, translated as MGQQVGRVGEGASTGLQPPPPQQHPGKGNRGSAGRRPREVSSTGTAPGRVAAVNMPDPAINIFTQHSEALHRPFSLDSAALTEAVRWSSKENLLGAAESDPNLFVALYDFVASGDNTLSITKGEKLRVLGYNQNGEWSEVRSKNGQGWVPSNYITPVNSLEKHSWYHGPVSRSAAEYLLSSLINGSFLVRESESSPGQLSISLRYEGRVYHYRINTASDGKVYVTAESRFSTLAELVHHHSTVADGLVTTLHYPAPKCNKPTVYGVSPIHDKWEMERTDITMKHKLGGGQYGEVYVGVWKKYNLTVAVKTLKEDTMEVDEFLKEAAVMKEVKHPNLVQLLGVCTLEPPFYIVTEYMPHGNLLDYLRECDREEVNAVVLLYMATQISSAMEYLEKKNFIHRDLAARNCLVGENSVVKVADFGLSRLMTGDTYTAHAGAKFPIKWTAPESLAYNTFSIKSDVWAFGVLLWEIATYGMSPYPGIDLSQVYDLLEKGYRMEQPEGCPPKVHELMRACWQWSPLDRPSFAETHQTFETMFHDSSISEEVAEELCKTAASGHALSPHPFSHDMPLLPSKSRTLKMHVENKENIEGGLDGRQEPSTHGPSGLAATLLAGDGRSGSSPALPRKQRDKSPSSLLEDSQETMFTRDRKAGFFSSFMKKKSPSSQLQQSLPMPPKRSSSFREMETQPHKKYEPTVGFSAPPPPLPQADGLGFSPSHGEGNHVQSRCCGAAFGQKSSANHTSGVPPLQVGSSSSSSSWAGLAGFFTPRLIKKTLGLRTGKSTGTEEGGGGTKPFPRSNSTSSMTAGLPDLERMALTLPRNRSKPPLERTASTTSQPENGAAHTSETLLRKMDEGTAQIRDRPKAKLLPRGVGGCSGGLRAPGVGSEADLDCHSGALRCREGQEAGGQDRQGWTSPSKTVGSGPSAAPHNHKVPVLISPTLKHSPADVHLVGMDSQGNRFKLLSEHQADRDRPRLVKPKCAPPPPPTLRLIGHSYSGDGEEQVVGTVEVNGDGVKRPGRAREVGPGRPSVPPPQVPPPTSFSSANNTNTTPTKMANGATSTASSTAPSGGSKPLRRTRQQAERVQPEKISKEALLECAECLRGALHSSPEPSSSSQVLDAGHQLLDYCSGYVDCIPQMRNKFAFREAVGKLELSLQELRASSSSGIGGAFSGPGPSPALDNLHICIKEISDVVQR; from the exons ATGGGACAACAGGTAGGCCGCGTCGGTGAGGGGGCTTCAACAGGACTCCAACCGCCACCACCGCAACAACACCCGGGCAAGGGGAACAGGGGAAGTGCAGGGAGGAGACCCCGGGAAGTCAGCAGTACCGGAACGGCACCAGGCAGGGTTGCTGCCGTTAACATGCCGGACCCAGCAATTAATATATTCACCCAGCATTCAG aGGCCCTCCACCGGCCCTTCAGCCTGGACTCGGCAGCATTGACGGAGGCGGTACGCTGGAGCTCCAAGGAGAACCTGCTGGGTGCTGCCGAGAGCGATCCCAACCTCTTTGTTGCACTTTATGACTTTGTTGCCAGTGGCGACAACACGCTGAGCATCACGAAAG GTGAGAAGCTAAGGGTGCTCGGTTACAACCAGAATGGGGAGTGGAGCGAGGTGCGCTCGAAGAACGGCCAGGGCTGGGTGCCAAGCAACTACATTACACCTGTCAACAGCCTGGAGAAGCACAGCTGGTACCACGGGCCTGTGTCACGCAGTGCAGCAGAGTACCTGCTCAGTAGCCTCATCAACGGTAGCTTCCTGGTCCGGGAGAGCGAGAGCAGCCCAGGACAGCTGTCCATCTCCCTGCGCTACGAGGGAAGAGTCTACCACTACCGCATCAACACTGCTTCAGATGGCAAG GTGTACGTCACGGCAGAGAGCCGCTTTAGCACCCTGGCCGAGTTGGTGCACCACCACTCCACCGTGGCCGACGGCCTGGTCACCACACTCCACTACCCGGCCCCCAAGTGCAACAAGCCCACCGTCTACGGCGTGTCGCCCATCCACGACAAGTGGGAGATGGAGCGCACTGACATCACCATGAAGCACAAACTGGGTGGAGGGCAGTACGGAGAGGTGTACGTGGGAGTCTGGAAGAAATACAACCTCACCGTCGCAGTTAAAACACTGAAG GAGGACACCATGGAGGTGGATGAGTTCCTGAAAGAGGCAGCAGTCATGAAGGAGGTGAAACATCCCAACCTGGTGCAGCTGCTAG GTGTGTGTACTTTGGAGCCTCCCTTCTACATCGTGACAGAGTACATGCCCCATGGCAACCTGCTGGACTACCTAAGGGAGTGTGACCGGGAAGAGGTGAACGCAGTGGTGCTGCTCTACATGGCCACGCAGATCTCCTCTGCCATGGAGTACCTAGAGAAGAAGAACTTCATCCACCGGGACCTGGCGGCCAGGAACTGTCTGGTGGGGGAGAACAGCGTGGTGAAGGTGGCTGACTTTGGGCTGAGCAGGCTGATGACTGGGGACACGTACACAGCCCACGCCGGAGCCAAGTTCCCCATCAAGTGGACCGCCCCGGAAAGCCTGGCCTACAACACCTTCTCTATCAAGTCTGATGTGTGGG CTTTCGGTGTGCTGCTGTGGGAGATAGCGACGTACGGTATGTCTCCGTACCCAGGGATAGACCTGTCTCAGGTATACGACCTGCTGGAGAAGGGCTAccgcatggagcagccagagggCTGTCCACCTAAAGTCCACGAGCTGATGAGGGCCT GCTGGCAATGGAGTCCGTTGGACCGACCTTCATTTGCCGAGACCCACCAGACCTTTGAGACAATGTTCCACGATTCCAGCATCTCCGAAG agGTAGCAGAGGAGCTGTGTAAGACTGCCGCCTCTGGCCATGCCCTGTCACCACACCCCTTCAGCCACGACATGCCACTGCTGCCCTCGAAATCGCGCACTCTCAAGATGCACGTGGAGAACAAGGAGAACATCGAGGGGGGTTTGGATGGCAGGCAGGAGCCCAGCACACACGGCCCCTCAG GTCTGGCAGCCACTCTGCTGGCAGGGGATGGCCGGTCAGGCAGCTCTCCTGCTCTGCCTCGGAAACAGAGGGACAAATCCCCCAGCAGCCTATTGGAGGACTCCCAGGAGACCATGTTCACACGGGACCGCAAGGCTGGCTTCTTCAGCTCCTTCATGAAGAAGAAGTCTCCTTCATCCCAGCTGCAGCAGAGCCTGCCCATGCCGCCCAAGAGGAGCAGCTCGTTCCGAGAGATGGAGACCCAGCCTCACAAGAAGTACGAGCCCACGGTTGGCTTCAgcgcccctcctcctccccttccccaggCGGACGGCCTGGGCTTCTCACCGTCCCATGGAGAGGGGAACCACGTCCAGTCACGCTGCTGTGGGGCCGCTTTTGGACAAAAGTCCTCTGCCAACCACACCTCTGGGGTCCCACCCTTGCAGgtgggcagtagtagtagtagcagcagctggGCAGGCTTGGCAGGTTTCTTCACCCCTCGCCTCATCAAAAAGACCTTAGGGCTACGGACTGGCAAGTCCACTGGGACcgaagaggggggtggggggaccAAACCATTCCCCAGGTCCAACTCCACCTCCTCCATGACTGCAGGGCTTCCTGACCTGGAGAGGATGGCTCTGACTTTACCCAGAAACCGCAGTAAACCTCCTCTAGAGCGCACTGCCTCCACCACCTCGCAGCCTGAGAACGGGGCAGCACACACCTCTGAGACCCTTCTTCGTAAGATGGATGAGGGCACAGCTCAGATCAGGGACCGGCCTAAAGCCAAGCTGCTTCCCcgaggggtgggggggtgctCTGGGGGGTTGAGGGCACCTGGGGTTGGGAGTGAGGCTGATTTGGATTGTCACTCTGGGGCTCTACGGTGTAGGGAGGGTCAGGAGGCAGGAGGACAGGACCGACAGGGATGGACGTCCCCCTCCAAAACAGTGGGATCAGGCCCGTCGGCGGCTCCACACAACCACAAGGTTCCCGTGCTGATCTCGCCTACACTCAAGCATAGCCCAGCCGATGTGCACCTGGTGGGGATGGACTCTCAGGGGAACCGCTTCAAACTGCTATCGGAGCACCAGGCGGACCGGGACCGACCACGACTGGTCAAACCCAAATgtgctccccctccccctccaacactGCGCCTCATTGGGCACTCCTACAGCGGGGATGGGGAGGAGCAGGTCGTAGGGACTGTGGAGGTCAACGGTGATGGGGTGAAAAGGCCGGGACGAGCAAGGGAAGTGGGACCCGGGAGACCATCAGTGCCACCACCACAAGTGCCTCCACCAACCTCCTTTTCCTCTGCCAACAACACTAACACTACTCCCACTAAGATGGCCAACGGCGCCACAAGCACTGCTTCTTCCACAGCCCCCTCTGGTGGCTCTAAGCCTCTGCGTCGGACTCGACAGCAGGCTGAGAGGGTTCAACCGGAGAAGATCAGTAAGGAGGCTTTGCTGGAGTGTGCTGAGTGCCTGAGAGGTGCCCTCCACAGCAGCCCTGAGCCCTCCTCCAGCAGCCAGGTCTTAGATGCTGGCCACCAGCTGCTAGACTACTGCTCAGGCTACGTGGACTGCATCCCACAGATGCGGAACAAGTTTGCCTTCCGGGAGGCCGTGGGCAAATTAGAGCTGAGTCTGCAGGAGCTTCGGGCATCGTCCTCCTCTGGAATTGGAGGGGCATTTAGTGGCCCAGGACCTAGCCCTGCTCTGGACAACTTACACATCTGCATCAAAGAAATTAGTGATGTGGTTCAGAGGTAG
- the LOC139406622 gene encoding tyrosine-protein kinase ABL2-like isoform X1 — translation MYLRTLQPSSSFEEEWVRLTGRPYTGAKDVDGPRLSEALHRPFSLDSAALTEAVRWSSKENLLGAAESDPNLFVALYDFVASGDNTLSITKGEKLRVLGYNQNGEWSEVRSKNGQGWVPSNYITPVNSLEKHSWYHGPVSRSAAEYLLSSLINGSFLVRESESSPGQLSISLRYEGRVYHYRINTASDGKVYVTAESRFSTLAELVHHHSTVADGLVTTLHYPAPKCNKPTVYGVSPIHDKWEMERTDITMKHKLGGGQYGEVYVGVWKKYNLTVAVKTLKEDTMEVDEFLKEAAVMKEVKHPNLVQLLGVCTLEPPFYIVTEYMPHGNLLDYLRECDREEVNAVVLLYMATQISSAMEYLEKKNFIHRDLAARNCLVGENSVVKVADFGLSRLMTGDTYTAHAGAKFPIKWTAPESLAYNTFSIKSDVWAFGVLLWEIATYGMSPYPGIDLSQVYDLLEKGYRMEQPEGCPPKVHELMRACWQWSPLDRPSFAETHQTFETMFHDSSISEEVAEELCKTAASGHALSPHPFSHDMPLLPSKSRTLKMHVENKENIEGGLDGRQEPSTHGPSGLAATLLAGDGRSGSSPALPRKQRDKSPSSLLEDSQETMFTRDRKAGFFSSFMKKKSPSSQLQQSLPMPPKRSSSFREMETQPHKKYEPTVGFSAPPPPLPQADGLGFSPSHGEGNHVQSRCCGAAFGQKSSANHTSGVPPLQVGSSSSSSSWAGLAGFFTPRLIKKTLGLRTGKSTGTEEGGGGTKPFPRSNSTSSMTAGLPDLERMALTLPRNRSKPPLERTASTTSQPENGAAHTSETLLRKMDEGTAQIRDRPKAKLLPRGVGGCSGGLRAPGVGSEADLDCHSGALRCREGQEAGGQDRQGWTSPSKTVGSGPSAAPHNHKVPVLISPTLKHSPADVHLVGMDSQGNRFKLLSEHQADRDRPRLVKPKCAPPPPPTLRLIGHSYSGDGEEQVVGTVEVNGDGVKRPGRAREVGPGRPSVPPPQVPPPTSFSSANNTNTTPTKMANGATSTASSTAPSGGSKPLRRTRQQAERVQPEKISKEALLECAECLRGALHSSPEPSSSSQVLDAGHQLLDYCSGYVDCIPQMRNKFAFREAVGKLELSLQELRASSSSGIGGAFSGPGPSPALDNLHICIKEISDVVQR, via the exons ATGTATTTGAGGACCCTTCAACCCAGCAGCAGTTTTGAGGAAGAGTGGGTTAGGCTGACAGGCCGGCCCTATACTGGGGCAAAGGATGTGGACGGGCCTAGACTCTCAG aGGCCCTCCACCGGCCCTTCAGCCTGGACTCGGCAGCATTGACGGAGGCGGTACGCTGGAGCTCCAAGGAGAACCTGCTGGGTGCTGCCGAGAGCGATCCCAACCTCTTTGTTGCACTTTATGACTTTGTTGCCAGTGGCGACAACACGCTGAGCATCACGAAAG GTGAGAAGCTAAGGGTGCTCGGTTACAACCAGAATGGGGAGTGGAGCGAGGTGCGCTCGAAGAACGGCCAGGGCTGGGTGCCAAGCAACTACATTACACCTGTCAACAGCCTGGAGAAGCACAGCTGGTACCACGGGCCTGTGTCACGCAGTGCAGCAGAGTACCTGCTCAGTAGCCTCATCAACGGTAGCTTCCTGGTCCGGGAGAGCGAGAGCAGCCCAGGACAGCTGTCCATCTCCCTGCGCTACGAGGGAAGAGTCTACCACTACCGCATCAACACTGCTTCAGATGGCAAG GTGTACGTCACGGCAGAGAGCCGCTTTAGCACCCTGGCCGAGTTGGTGCACCACCACTCCACCGTGGCCGACGGCCTGGTCACCACACTCCACTACCCGGCCCCCAAGTGCAACAAGCCCACCGTCTACGGCGTGTCGCCCATCCACGACAAGTGGGAGATGGAGCGCACTGACATCACCATGAAGCACAAACTGGGTGGAGGGCAGTACGGAGAGGTGTACGTGGGAGTCTGGAAGAAATACAACCTCACCGTCGCAGTTAAAACACTGAAG GAGGACACCATGGAGGTGGATGAGTTCCTGAAAGAGGCAGCAGTCATGAAGGAGGTGAAACATCCCAACCTGGTGCAGCTGCTAG GTGTGTGTACTTTGGAGCCTCCCTTCTACATCGTGACAGAGTACATGCCCCATGGCAACCTGCTGGACTACCTAAGGGAGTGTGACCGGGAAGAGGTGAACGCAGTGGTGCTGCTCTACATGGCCACGCAGATCTCCTCTGCCATGGAGTACCTAGAGAAGAAGAACTTCATCCACCGGGACCTGGCGGCCAGGAACTGTCTGGTGGGGGAGAACAGCGTGGTGAAGGTGGCTGACTTTGGGCTGAGCAGGCTGATGACTGGGGACACGTACACAGCCCACGCCGGAGCCAAGTTCCCCATCAAGTGGACCGCCCCGGAAAGCCTGGCCTACAACACCTTCTCTATCAAGTCTGATGTGTGGG CTTTCGGTGTGCTGCTGTGGGAGATAGCGACGTACGGTATGTCTCCGTACCCAGGGATAGACCTGTCTCAGGTATACGACCTGCTGGAGAAGGGCTAccgcatggagcagccagagggCTGTCCACCTAAAGTCCACGAGCTGATGAGGGCCT GCTGGCAATGGAGTCCGTTGGACCGACCTTCATTTGCCGAGACCCACCAGACCTTTGAGACAATGTTCCACGATTCCAGCATCTCCGAAG agGTAGCAGAGGAGCTGTGTAAGACTGCCGCCTCTGGCCATGCCCTGTCACCACACCCCTTCAGCCACGACATGCCACTGCTGCCCTCGAAATCGCGCACTCTCAAGATGCACGTGGAGAACAAGGAGAACATCGAGGGGGGTTTGGATGGCAGGCAGGAGCCCAGCACACACGGCCCCTCAG GTCTGGCAGCCACTCTGCTGGCAGGGGATGGCCGGTCAGGCAGCTCTCCTGCTCTGCCTCGGAAACAGAGGGACAAATCCCCCAGCAGCCTATTGGAGGACTCCCAGGAGACCATGTTCACACGGGACCGCAAGGCTGGCTTCTTCAGCTCCTTCATGAAGAAGAAGTCTCCTTCATCCCAGCTGCAGCAGAGCCTGCCCATGCCGCCCAAGAGGAGCAGCTCGTTCCGAGAGATGGAGACCCAGCCTCACAAGAAGTACGAGCCCACGGTTGGCTTCAgcgcccctcctcctccccttccccaggCGGACGGCCTGGGCTTCTCACCGTCCCATGGAGAGGGGAACCACGTCCAGTCACGCTGCTGTGGGGCCGCTTTTGGACAAAAGTCCTCTGCCAACCACACCTCTGGGGTCCCACCCTTGCAGgtgggcagtagtagtagtagcagcagctggGCAGGCTTGGCAGGTTTCTTCACCCCTCGCCTCATCAAAAAGACCTTAGGGCTACGGACTGGCAAGTCCACTGGGACcgaagaggggggtggggggaccAAACCATTCCCCAGGTCCAACTCCACCTCCTCCATGACTGCAGGGCTTCCTGACCTGGAGAGGATGGCTCTGACTTTACCCAGAAACCGCAGTAAACCTCCTCTAGAGCGCACTGCCTCCACCACCTCGCAGCCTGAGAACGGGGCAGCACACACCTCTGAGACCCTTCTTCGTAAGATGGATGAGGGCACAGCTCAGATCAGGGACCGGCCTAAAGCCAAGCTGCTTCCCcgaggggtgggggggtgctCTGGGGGGTTGAGGGCACCTGGGGTTGGGAGTGAGGCTGATTTGGATTGTCACTCTGGGGCTCTACGGTGTAGGGAGGGTCAGGAGGCAGGAGGACAGGACCGACAGGGATGGACGTCCCCCTCCAAAACAGTGGGATCAGGCCCGTCGGCGGCTCCACACAACCACAAGGTTCCCGTGCTGATCTCGCCTACACTCAAGCATAGCCCAGCCGATGTGCACCTGGTGGGGATGGACTCTCAGGGGAACCGCTTCAAACTGCTATCGGAGCACCAGGCGGACCGGGACCGACCACGACTGGTCAAACCCAAATgtgctccccctccccctccaacactGCGCCTCATTGGGCACTCCTACAGCGGGGATGGGGAGGAGCAGGTCGTAGGGACTGTGGAGGTCAACGGTGATGGGGTGAAAAGGCCGGGACGAGCAAGGGAAGTGGGACCCGGGAGACCATCAGTGCCACCACCACAAGTGCCTCCACCAACCTCCTTTTCCTCTGCCAACAACACTAACACTACTCCCACTAAGATGGCCAACGGCGCCACAAGCACTGCTTCTTCCACAGCCCCCTCTGGTGGCTCTAAGCCTCTGCGTCGGACTCGACAGCAGGCTGAGAGGGTTCAACCGGAGAAGATCAGTAAGGAGGCTTTGCTGGAGTGTGCTGAGTGCCTGAGAGGTGCCCTCCACAGCAGCCCTGAGCCCTCCTCCAGCAGCCAGGTCTTAGATGCTGGCCACCAGCTGCTAGACTACTGCTCAGGCTACGTGGACTGCATCCCACAGATGCGGAACAAGTTTGCCTTCCGGGAGGCCGTGGGCAAATTAGAGCTGAGTCTGCAGGAGCTTCGGGCATCGTCCTCCTCTGGAATTGGAGGGGCATTTAGTGGCCCAGGACCTAGCCCTGCTCTGGACAACTTACACATCTGCATCAAAGAAATTAGTGATGTGGTTCAGAGGTAG
- the LOC139406622 gene encoding tyrosine-protein kinase ABL2-like isoform X2, producing the protein MYWELWLSQLTATDLQHMLVGNKEALHRPFSLDSAALTEAVRWSSKENLLGAAESDPNLFVALYDFVASGDNTLSITKGEKLRVLGYNQNGEWSEVRSKNGQGWVPSNYITPVNSLEKHSWYHGPVSRSAAEYLLSSLINGSFLVRESESSPGQLSISLRYEGRVYHYRINTASDGKVYVTAESRFSTLAELVHHHSTVADGLVTTLHYPAPKCNKPTVYGVSPIHDKWEMERTDITMKHKLGGGQYGEVYVGVWKKYNLTVAVKTLKEDTMEVDEFLKEAAVMKEVKHPNLVQLLGVCTLEPPFYIVTEYMPHGNLLDYLRECDREEVNAVVLLYMATQISSAMEYLEKKNFIHRDLAARNCLVGENSVVKVADFGLSRLMTGDTYTAHAGAKFPIKWTAPESLAYNTFSIKSDVWAFGVLLWEIATYGMSPYPGIDLSQVYDLLEKGYRMEQPEGCPPKVHELMRACWQWSPLDRPSFAETHQTFETMFHDSSISEEVAEELCKTAASGHALSPHPFSHDMPLLPSKSRTLKMHVENKENIEGGLDGRQEPSTHGPSGLAATLLAGDGRSGSSPALPRKQRDKSPSSLLEDSQETMFTRDRKAGFFSSFMKKKSPSSQLQQSLPMPPKRSSSFREMETQPHKKYEPTVGFSAPPPPLPQADGLGFSPSHGEGNHVQSRCCGAAFGQKSSANHTSGVPPLQVGSSSSSSSWAGLAGFFTPRLIKKTLGLRTGKSTGTEEGGGGTKPFPRSNSTSSMTAGLPDLERMALTLPRNRSKPPLERTASTTSQPENGAAHTSETLLRKMDEGTAQIRDRPKAKLLPRGVGGCSGGLRAPGVGSEADLDCHSGALRCREGQEAGGQDRQGWTSPSKTVGSGPSAAPHNHKVPVLISPTLKHSPADVHLVGMDSQGNRFKLLSEHQADRDRPRLVKPKCAPPPPPTLRLIGHSYSGDGEEQVVGTVEVNGDGVKRPGRAREVGPGRPSVPPPQVPPPTSFSSANNTNTTPTKMANGATSTASSTAPSGGSKPLRRTRQQAERVQPEKISKEALLECAECLRGALHSSPEPSSSSQVLDAGHQLLDYCSGYVDCIPQMRNKFAFREAVGKLELSLQELRASSSSGIGGAFSGPGPSPALDNLHICIKEISDVVQR; encoded by the exons ATGTACTGGGAGCTGTGGCTGAGCCAGTTGACGGCGACTGACCTGCAGCATATGCTGGTGGGGAACAAAG aGGCCCTCCACCGGCCCTTCAGCCTGGACTCGGCAGCATTGACGGAGGCGGTACGCTGGAGCTCCAAGGAGAACCTGCTGGGTGCTGCCGAGAGCGATCCCAACCTCTTTGTTGCACTTTATGACTTTGTTGCCAGTGGCGACAACACGCTGAGCATCACGAAAG GTGAGAAGCTAAGGGTGCTCGGTTACAACCAGAATGGGGAGTGGAGCGAGGTGCGCTCGAAGAACGGCCAGGGCTGGGTGCCAAGCAACTACATTACACCTGTCAACAGCCTGGAGAAGCACAGCTGGTACCACGGGCCTGTGTCACGCAGTGCAGCAGAGTACCTGCTCAGTAGCCTCATCAACGGTAGCTTCCTGGTCCGGGAGAGCGAGAGCAGCCCAGGACAGCTGTCCATCTCCCTGCGCTACGAGGGAAGAGTCTACCACTACCGCATCAACACTGCTTCAGATGGCAAG GTGTACGTCACGGCAGAGAGCCGCTTTAGCACCCTGGCCGAGTTGGTGCACCACCACTCCACCGTGGCCGACGGCCTGGTCACCACACTCCACTACCCGGCCCCCAAGTGCAACAAGCCCACCGTCTACGGCGTGTCGCCCATCCACGACAAGTGGGAGATGGAGCGCACTGACATCACCATGAAGCACAAACTGGGTGGAGGGCAGTACGGAGAGGTGTACGTGGGAGTCTGGAAGAAATACAACCTCACCGTCGCAGTTAAAACACTGAAG GAGGACACCATGGAGGTGGATGAGTTCCTGAAAGAGGCAGCAGTCATGAAGGAGGTGAAACATCCCAACCTGGTGCAGCTGCTAG GTGTGTGTACTTTGGAGCCTCCCTTCTACATCGTGACAGAGTACATGCCCCATGGCAACCTGCTGGACTACCTAAGGGAGTGTGACCGGGAAGAGGTGAACGCAGTGGTGCTGCTCTACATGGCCACGCAGATCTCCTCTGCCATGGAGTACCTAGAGAAGAAGAACTTCATCCACCGGGACCTGGCGGCCAGGAACTGTCTGGTGGGGGAGAACAGCGTGGTGAAGGTGGCTGACTTTGGGCTGAGCAGGCTGATGACTGGGGACACGTACACAGCCCACGCCGGAGCCAAGTTCCCCATCAAGTGGACCGCCCCGGAAAGCCTGGCCTACAACACCTTCTCTATCAAGTCTGATGTGTGGG CTTTCGGTGTGCTGCTGTGGGAGATAGCGACGTACGGTATGTCTCCGTACCCAGGGATAGACCTGTCTCAGGTATACGACCTGCTGGAGAAGGGCTAccgcatggagcagccagagggCTGTCCACCTAAAGTCCACGAGCTGATGAGGGCCT GCTGGCAATGGAGTCCGTTGGACCGACCTTCATTTGCCGAGACCCACCAGACCTTTGAGACAATGTTCCACGATTCCAGCATCTCCGAAG agGTAGCAGAGGAGCTGTGTAAGACTGCCGCCTCTGGCCATGCCCTGTCACCACACCCCTTCAGCCACGACATGCCACTGCTGCCCTCGAAATCGCGCACTCTCAAGATGCACGTGGAGAACAAGGAGAACATCGAGGGGGGTTTGGATGGCAGGCAGGAGCCCAGCACACACGGCCCCTCAG GTCTGGCAGCCACTCTGCTGGCAGGGGATGGCCGGTCAGGCAGCTCTCCTGCTCTGCCTCGGAAACAGAGGGACAAATCCCCCAGCAGCCTATTGGAGGACTCCCAGGAGACCATGTTCACACGGGACCGCAAGGCTGGCTTCTTCAGCTCCTTCATGAAGAAGAAGTCTCCTTCATCCCAGCTGCAGCAGAGCCTGCCCATGCCGCCCAAGAGGAGCAGCTCGTTCCGAGAGATGGAGACCCAGCCTCACAAGAAGTACGAGCCCACGGTTGGCTTCAgcgcccctcctcctccccttccccaggCGGACGGCCTGGGCTTCTCACCGTCCCATGGAGAGGGGAACCACGTCCAGTCACGCTGCTGTGGGGCCGCTTTTGGACAAAAGTCCTCTGCCAACCACACCTCTGGGGTCCCACCCTTGCAGgtgggcagtagtagtagtagcagcagctggGCAGGCTTGGCAGGTTTCTTCACCCCTCGCCTCATCAAAAAGACCTTAGGGCTACGGACTGGCAAGTCCACTGGGACcgaagaggggggtggggggaccAAACCATTCCCCAGGTCCAACTCCACCTCCTCCATGACTGCAGGGCTTCCTGACCTGGAGAGGATGGCTCTGACTTTACCCAGAAACCGCAGTAAACCTCCTCTAGAGCGCACTGCCTCCACCACCTCGCAGCCTGAGAACGGGGCAGCACACACCTCTGAGACCCTTCTTCGTAAGATGGATGAGGGCACAGCTCAGATCAGGGACCGGCCTAAAGCCAAGCTGCTTCCCcgaggggtgggggggtgctCTGGGGGGTTGAGGGCACCTGGGGTTGGGAGTGAGGCTGATTTGGATTGTCACTCTGGGGCTCTACGGTGTAGGGAGGGTCAGGAGGCAGGAGGACAGGACCGACAGGGATGGACGTCCCCCTCCAAAACAGTGGGATCAGGCCCGTCGGCGGCTCCACACAACCACAAGGTTCCCGTGCTGATCTCGCCTACACTCAAGCATAGCCCAGCCGATGTGCACCTGGTGGGGATGGACTCTCAGGGGAACCGCTTCAAACTGCTATCGGAGCACCAGGCGGACCGGGACCGACCACGACTGGTCAAACCCAAATgtgctccccctccccctccaacactGCGCCTCATTGGGCACTCCTACAGCGGGGATGGGGAGGAGCAGGTCGTAGGGACTGTGGAGGTCAACGGTGATGGGGTGAAAAGGCCGGGACGAGCAAGGGAAGTGGGACCCGGGAGACCATCAGTGCCACCACCACAAGTGCCTCCACCAACCTCCTTTTCCTCTGCCAACAACACTAACACTACTCCCACTAAGATGGCCAACGGCGCCACAAGCACTGCTTCTTCCACAGCCCCCTCTGGTGGCTCTAAGCCTCTGCGTCGGACTCGACAGCAGGCTGAGAGGGTTCAACCGGAGAAGATCAGTAAGGAGGCTTTGCTGGAGTGTGCTGAGTGCCTGAGAGGTGCCCTCCACAGCAGCCCTGAGCCCTCCTCCAGCAGCCAGGTCTTAGATGCTGGCCACCAGCTGCTAGACTACTGCTCAGGCTACGTGGACTGCATCCCACAGATGCGGAACAAGTTTGCCTTCCGGGAGGCCGTGGGCAAATTAGAGCTGAGTCTGCAGGAGCTTCGGGCATCGTCCTCCTCTGGAATTGGAGGGGCATTTAGTGGCCCAGGACCTAGCCCTGCTCTGGACAACTTACACATCTGCATCAAAGAAATTAGTGATGTGGTTCAGAGGTAG